One segment of Gordonia terrae DNA contains the following:
- a CDS encoding inositol-3-phosphate synthase → MGEPNKVRVAIVGVGNCASSLVQGVQYYKDADENSSVPGLMHVKFGPYHVRDVEFVAAFDVDAKKVGFDLSDAIFASENNTIKIADVPPTGVTVQRGHTLDGLGKYYLETITEADGSGVDIVQALKDNEVDVLVSYLPVGSEQADKFYAQCCIDAGVAFVNALPVFIASDPEWAQKFADAGVPIVGDDIKSQVGATITHRVMAKLFEDRGVTLDRTYQLNVGGNMDFKNMLERERLESKKVSKTQAVTSNLTGSLAGKVEDKNVHIGPSDHVAWLDDRKWAYVRLEGRAFGDVPLNLEYKLEVWDSPNSAGIIIDAVRAAKIAKDRGIGGPVIPASAYLMKSPPKQLADDVARAQLEEFIIEA, encoded by the coding sequence ATGGGTGAGCCCAATAAGGTGCGCGTTGCCATTGTGGGCGTAGGAAACTGCGCTTCATCCCTGGTGCAGGGCGTGCAGTACTACAAGGACGCCGACGAGAACTCCAGCGTTCCCGGCCTGATGCACGTGAAGTTCGGCCCGTACCACGTCCGCGACGTCGAGTTCGTCGCCGCGTTCGACGTGGACGCCAAGAAGGTCGGCTTCGACCTGTCCGACGCGATCTTCGCGAGCGAGAACAACACCATCAAGATCGCCGACGTCCCGCCGACCGGTGTCACCGTCCAGCGCGGACACACCCTCGACGGTCTCGGCAAGTACTACCTCGAGACCATCACCGAGGCCGACGGTTCGGGTGTCGACATCGTCCAGGCCCTGAAGGACAACGAGGTCGACGTCCTCGTCAGCTACCTCCCGGTCGGCTCGGAGCAGGCCGACAAGTTCTACGCCCAGTGCTGCATCGACGCCGGCGTCGCCTTCGTCAACGCACTCCCCGTGTTCATCGCCTCGGACCCCGAGTGGGCCCAGAAGTTCGCCGACGCCGGCGTCCCGATCGTCGGCGACGACATCAAGAGCCAGGTCGGTGCCACCATCACCCACCGCGTGATGGCGAAGCTGTTCGAGGATCGCGGCGTCACCCTCGACCGCACCTACCAGCTCAACGTCGGCGGCAACATGGACTTCAAGAACATGCTCGAGCGCGAGCGTCTGGAGTCCAAGAAGGTCTCGAAGACCCAGGCCGTCACCTCCAACCTGACCGGCTCGCTCGCCGGCAAGGTCGAGGACAAGAACGTCCACATCGGCCCGTCGGACCACGTCGCGTGGCTCGACGACCGCAAGTGGGCCTACGTCCGCCTCGAAGGCCGCGCCTTCGGCGACGTGCCGCTGAACCTCGAGTACAAGCTCGAGGTCTGGGACTCCCCCAACTCGGCCGGCATCATCATCGACGCCGTGCGCGCCGCCAAGATCGCCAAGGATCGCGGCATCGGCGGACCGGTCATCCCGGCCTCGGCCTACCTGATGAAGTCCCCGCCGAAGCAGCTCGCCGACGACGTCGCGCGCGCCCAGCTCGAGGAGTTCATCATCGAGGCCTGA
- a CDS encoding AIM24 family protein yields the protein MFTKVNSKVVSVDIGRTGPVIARRGAMLFYKGDVHFQPHQIAGAGGMGGGMPGLGGMGGMAGRMLAGEHESTMIAQGHGEVHYGFLGIEVHVVDLGAVGGMMRVEASRLLAYGANLQASVVSVASQGGGGGGGGGGLFGALRNAAAGAVTGQGMFTTQLSGPGSAVLLGHGGVFELEVSPQKPPVSVDPQAFVGSAGQVNTTLRSSMSWRNVGRTGGEAMQLECSGQGIVYVQASEEKL from the coding sequence ATGTTCACCAAGGTCAACAGCAAGGTCGTCTCCGTCGACATCGGTCGGACCGGTCCGGTCATCGCTCGACGTGGGGCGATGCTCTTCTACAAGGGCGATGTGCACTTCCAGCCCCACCAGATCGCGGGTGCCGGCGGCATGGGCGGCGGGATGCCGGGACTGGGCGGGATGGGCGGCATGGCCGGTCGGATGCTCGCCGGCGAGCACGAGTCCACGATGATCGCCCAGGGGCACGGTGAGGTGCACTACGGCTTCCTCGGGATCGAGGTCCACGTCGTGGATCTCGGCGCAGTCGGCGGGATGATGCGCGTCGAAGCATCACGCCTGCTCGCCTACGGGGCCAACCTGCAGGCGTCGGTCGTCTCGGTCGCGTCACAGGGCGGCGGCGGCGGTGGCGGTGGCGGCGGGCTGTTCGGGGCGCTGCGGAACGCGGCGGCCGGCGCAGTGACCGGCCAGGGCATGTTCACGACGCAGCTGTCGGGTCCCGGCTCGGCGGTCCTCCTCGGGCACGGCGGGGTCTTCGAGCTCGAGGTGTCGCCGCAGAAGCCGCCGGTGAGCGTCGATCCTCAGGCCTTCGTCGGATCGGCGGGGCAGGTCAACACCACCCTGCGATCGTCGATGAGCTGGCGGAATGTCGGCCGAACCGGCGGTGAGGCAATGCAATTGGAGTGCTCCGGACAGGGCATCGTGTACGTGCAGGCATCGGAGGAGAAGCTGTGA
- a CDS encoding AIM24 family protein: MSQLNTVWSPMNLPSDDNVPDNNYSFCIDLNQPWFMSKGAMIAYYGQMQFTALTQGLQGNMLQMVAQQFSAPLYLGDYVVAEGHGKLIIGDRGYDINAYDLEDGNLTIRAANLLAFQPNLSLNQSIVPGFLTLIGTGKFLASSNGPVMFVEPPVRVDPEALVGWSDCPSPSHHYDEAWVNGFIAAAGRRMGLNSGEERQFDFTGAGTVLVQSSEKVRDDSSIVRTIQGHLPGMSVPGLQQINQQISQQLGQQQG; the protein is encoded by the coding sequence GTGAGCCAACTCAACACAGTGTGGAGTCCGATGAATCTGCCATCGGACGACAATGTTCCGGACAACAACTACTCGTTCTGCATCGACCTCAACCAGCCCTGGTTCATGTCCAAGGGCGCGATGATCGCCTACTACGGTCAGATGCAGTTCACCGCGCTCACGCAGGGGCTGCAGGGCAACATGCTGCAGATGGTGGCCCAGCAGTTCTCCGCCCCGCTGTACCTCGGTGACTATGTCGTCGCCGAGGGCCACGGCAAGCTGATCATCGGTGATCGCGGTTACGACATCAACGCCTACGACCTCGAAGACGGCAACCTCACCATCCGAGCAGCCAATCTGCTTGCGTTCCAGCCGAACCTGTCGCTGAACCAGTCCATCGTGCCGGGTTTTCTGACGCTCATCGGTACCGGCAAGTTCCTCGCGTCGTCGAACGGTCCGGTCATGTTCGTCGAACCGCCAGTGCGCGTCGACCCGGAAGCCCTTGTCGGGTGGTCGGATTGCCCGTCTCCGAGTCACCACTACGACGAGGCGTGGGTCAACGGGTTCATCGCCGCCGCGGGCCGGCGGATGGGGTTGAACTCAGGCGAGGAGCGTCAGTTCGATTTCACCGGCGCCGGAACCGTTCTGGTCCAGTCCAGCGAGAAGGTGCGCGACGACTCGTCCATCGTGCGTACCATCCAGGGCCACCTACCCGGAATGTCGGTCCCTGGTCTGCAGCAGATCAACCAGCAGATCAGCCAGCAACTCGGTCAGCAACAGGGCTGA
- a CDS encoding transglycosylase domain-containing protein, whose amino-acid sequence MSEARGSSPTPRRTGIRPGPGGGGQNRSETATRHRRFAWALGIVGAIVPAIVLVLIVAFAFTYFTAEIPEPEVSQKATIVDTSGRTLADVTSPDGNRTVVPFDEIPETMKQAIVAAEDREFWTNNGFSPRGLSRAAIGQITGNQTAGGGSTITQQYVKNAIVGDERSFDRKFKELAIAAKMNDRHGWSKEKVLEAYLNTIYFGRGAYGVAVAAQKFFNKSITDKRRAERNPLTFEEAALLSAVIRAPSYYDPDTNREVTEARWRYVLDGMVATGAITRAQADNAVFPKTVKARVSDSDETPGPNGLIKRQVLAELNRIGITDKQLRTGGLKISTTIDPQVQNGVVQAACRKNRIYKCPNGELNGEPDDLLASAVSIDPQTGGVRGYYGGDNPGGWDLAQAGLQTGSSFKVFALVAALEQDIPLSKTYSSAPFEASGGLTVENSDGESCGTCNLATAMKMSLNTVYYRLMMDLDGGARAVADAAHKAGVAESFGNIEKTLQEANGQPEGGVVLGQYQSRVIDMASAYATLAASGVYHEPYFVQKVVDSEGQVLYERKTEGKRVFPAKVADNVSAALQPIAAYSNGNSLYDSSLGSRPSAAKTGTVQLGDTGQNKDAWMVGYTPQLSTAVWVGTNDGTALTNYNGASIYGSGLPSSIWKSAMDAALEGKEIKQFPEPESVGGVAGVPYEAPVTTEAPTRTRGPSVPTFDIPDQGGDGNLTLAPGVTIPIPGAPRNGGGGGGGNSPGGGGLAPGDGGDGGGDSGDGVPGGGDGGGGVPEPPIG is encoded by the coding sequence ATGAGCGAGGCACGCGGGTCTTCGCCCACGCCCCGGCGCACCGGCATCCGACCCGGTCCGGGCGGTGGCGGTCAGAACAGAAGTGAGACGGCGACCAGACATCGGCGGTTCGCATGGGCGCTGGGGATCGTGGGCGCGATCGTCCCGGCGATCGTGCTGGTGCTCATCGTCGCGTTCGCGTTCACCTACTTCACCGCCGAGATCCCGGAACCCGAGGTGAGCCAGAAGGCCACCATCGTCGACACCTCCGGACGCACGCTGGCCGATGTCACCTCGCCGGACGGCAACCGCACGGTCGTCCCCTTCGACGAGATCCCCGAGACGATGAAGCAGGCCATCGTCGCCGCCGAGGACCGCGAATTCTGGACCAACAACGGATTCTCGCCGCGCGGTCTGTCCCGTGCGGCTATCGGGCAGATCACCGGCAACCAGACCGCCGGCGGTGGCTCGACCATCACGCAGCAGTACGTCAAGAACGCGATCGTCGGCGACGAGCGCAGTTTCGACCGCAAGTTCAAAGAACTCGCCATCGCGGCGAAGATGAACGACCGGCACGGCTGGTCCAAGGAGAAGGTCCTCGAGGCCTATCTCAACACGATCTACTTCGGCCGGGGTGCCTACGGCGTCGCGGTCGCCGCGCAGAAGTTCTTCAACAAGTCCATCACCGACAAGCGTCGCGCCGAGCGCAATCCGTTGACCTTCGAGGAGGCCGCGCTGCTGTCGGCCGTCATCCGCGCGCCGTCGTACTACGATCCCGACACCAACCGCGAGGTCACCGAGGCGCGTTGGCGTTACGTGCTCGACGGCATGGTCGCCACCGGTGCCATCACCCGTGCGCAGGCCGACAACGCCGTCTTCCCCAAGACGGTCAAGGCCCGCGTCAGCGATTCCGACGAGACACCCGGCCCGAACGGACTCATCAAGCGGCAGGTACTCGCCGAGCTCAACCGCATCGGCATCACCGACAAGCAGCTGCGCACCGGCGGCCTGAAGATCAGCACCACGATCGATCCGCAGGTCCAGAACGGCGTCGTGCAGGCAGCCTGTCGCAAGAACCGGATCTACAAGTGCCCGAACGGTGAACTGAACGGCGAGCCCGACGATCTGCTCGCGTCGGCGGTGTCCATCGATCCGCAGACCGGTGGTGTGCGCGGTTATTACGGCGGCGACAACCCGGGCGGTTGGGACCTCGCCCAGGCCGGCCTCCAGACCGGTTCGTCGTTCAAGGTGTTCGCACTCGTCGCGGCGCTCGAACAGGACATCCCGCTGTCGAAGACCTACAGCTCGGCGCCGTTCGAGGCCAGTGGTGGTCTGACGGTCGAGAACTCCGACGGTGAGAGCTGCGGCACCTGCAACCTCGCCACGGCGATGAAAATGTCGCTCAACACCGTGTACTACCGCCTGATGATGGATCTCGACGGTGGTGCCCGGGCGGTCGCCGACGCCGCGCACAAGGCCGGTGTCGCGGAGTCGTTCGGCAACATCGAGAAGACGCTGCAGGAGGCGAACGGTCAGCCCGAGGGCGGCGTGGTGCTCGGTCAGTACCAGTCGCGGGTGATCGACATGGCCTCGGCGTACGCCACCCTCGCGGCGTCGGGCGTCTATCACGAGCCGTACTTCGTCCAGAAGGTCGTCGACTCGGAGGGGCAGGTCCTCTACGAGCGCAAGACCGAGGGCAAGCGCGTCTTCCCCGCGAAGGTCGCCGACAACGTGAGCGCCGCCCTGCAGCCGATCGCGGCCTACTCCAACGGGAACTCGCTGTACGACTCGTCCCTCGGCTCGCGTCCCTCGGCCGCCAAGACCGGCACCGTCCAGCTCGGCGACACCGGGCAGAACAAGGACGCGTGGATGGTCGGTTACACACCGCAGTTGTCGACCGCGGTGTGGGTCGGTACCAATGACGGCACGGCCCTGACCAACTACAACGGTGCCTCGATCTACGGCAGCGGGCTGCCGTCGTCGATCTGGAAGTCGGCGATGGACGCCGCCCTCGAGGGCAAGGAGATCAAGCAGTTCCCCGAGCCGGAATCGGTCGGCGGTGTGGCCGGCGTGCCCTACGAGGCCCCTGTCACCACCGAGGCGCCCACGCGGACCCGCGGACCCTCCGTGCCGACCTTCGACATCCCCGACCAGGGCGGGGACGGCAACCTCACCCTCGCTCCGGGCGTGACGATCCCCATCCCGGGCGCCCCGCGGAACGGCGGCGGTGGCGGCGGTGGCAACAGCCCGGGCGGCGGCGGATTGGCCCCCGGCGACGGCGGTGACGGCGGCGGCGACTCCGGCGACGGTGTACCCGGCGGCGGTGACGGAGGCGGAGGAGTCCCTGAACCGCCCATCGGCTGA
- a CDS encoding DUF475 domain-containing protein: protein MVVRIFGLSVVVTIVSLIIAFLYGGVEALILTAILGVFEISLSFDNAVINATILRRMSEFWQKIFLTIGILIAVFGMRLVFPLVIVWLASGLNPVDALDLALNPPPNDAAYFANGDPSYETIITDAHPQIAAFGGMFLLMLFLGFVFEQKELTWLTWIERPLEKIGKLEMLEVVIALILLILTATYIAPADERSTVMIAGALGMLTYILVNGLGEYFNVETEDDDDEAAEPGTDAAEKAAGERSNGKSGPSDLAKATGKAGFFLFLYLEVLDASFSFDGVIGAFAITADPIIIALGLGLIGAMFVRSLTVYLVRKGTLSEYVYLEHGAHWAIGALAFILLYSIGTHVPEIITGLIGVALIIAALISSIIRRNRLAARGEVEKVEV from the coding sequence GTGGTAGTAAGAATTTTCGGCCTCTCGGTCGTCGTGACGATCGTGTCGCTGATCATCGCGTTCCTCTATGGCGGTGTCGAAGCGCTGATCCTGACCGCCATCCTCGGCGTCTTCGAGATCTCGCTCTCCTTCGACAACGCGGTCATCAACGCCACGATCCTCCGTCGGATGAGCGAGTTCTGGCAGAAGATCTTCCTCACCATCGGCATCCTGATCGCCGTCTTCGGCATGCGCCTGGTGTTCCCGCTGGTCATCGTGTGGCTCGCCTCGGGCCTCAATCCCGTCGATGCACTCGACCTCGCACTGAACCCGCCGCCCAACGACGCGGCGTACTTCGCCAACGGCGATCCCAGCTACGAGACGATCATCACCGACGCCCACCCGCAGATCGCGGCGTTCGGCGGCATGTTCCTGCTGATGCTGTTCCTGGGCTTCGTCTTCGAGCAGAAGGAACTGACCTGGCTGACCTGGATCGAGCGTCCGCTCGAGAAGATCGGCAAGCTGGAGATGCTCGAGGTCGTCATCGCGCTCATCCTGCTGATTCTCACGGCCACCTACATCGCGCCGGCCGACGAGCGGTCGACGGTCATGATCGCCGGTGCGCTCGGCATGCTCACCTACATCCTGGTCAACGGCCTCGGCGAGTACTTCAACGTCGAAACCGAGGACGACGACGACGAGGCGGCCGAGCCCGGCACCGATGCCGCCGAGAAGGCGGCGGGCGAGAGGTCCAACGGCAAGTCGGGACCGTCGGACCTGGCCAAGGCCACCGGCAAGGCGGGCTTCTTCCTGTTCCTCTACCTCGAGGTGCTCGACGCGTCGTTCTCGTTCGACGGCGTCATCGGCGCGTTCGCCATCACCGCGGACCCGATCATCATCGCCCTCGGCCTCGGCCTCATCGGTGCGATGTTCGTCCGTTCGCTCACCGTCTACCTGGTGCGCAAGGGCACGCTGTCGGAGTACGTGTACCTCGAGCACGGTGCGCACTGGGCGATCGGCGCGCTGGCGTTCATCCTGCTGTACTCGATCGGGACACACGTGCCGGAGATCATCACCGGCCTGATCGGCGTCGCGCTGATCATCGCCGCGCTGATCTCCAGCATCATCCGCCGCAACCGCCTCGCGGCGAGGGGCGAAGTGGAGAAGGTCGAGGTCTGA
- a CDS encoding AIM24 family protein, producing the protein MQLVQRSKRVVEARLNNSAVRAISGSMVAYEGQVTFKSAGFGGGDGVLAGLKQRATGEALSLMEASGNGIVYFAHNAAETTVIELNNETLQVESEQLMVLNGNLQTNVTFAGLRGASSGQGLFTTTVSGHGQIALLSNGGPLIHLEVSPQYPLVVDPDAFVCARGQLSQSFVTDVSWRSALGQGGGEAFSLRWDGSGVVSIQPAER; encoded by the coding sequence ATGCAGTTGGTACAACGGTCCAAACGCGTGGTGGAAGCCAGGCTGAACAATTCTGCGGTGCGCGCGATCAGCGGGTCGATGGTCGCCTACGAGGGACAGGTCACCTTCAAATCGGCGGGCTTCGGCGGCGGTGACGGTGTGCTCGCGGGCCTCAAGCAGCGTGCCACCGGGGAGGCATTGTCGCTCATGGAGGCGTCGGGCAACGGCATCGTCTACTTCGCGCACAACGCTGCGGAGACGACGGTCATCGAGCTGAACAACGAGACGCTGCAGGTGGAGTCCGAGCAGCTGATGGTGCTCAACGGCAACCTGCAGACCAACGTCACGTTCGCCGGTCTGCGCGGCGCGTCGTCGGGTCAGGGCCTGTTCACCACGACGGTGAGTGGCCACGGACAGATCGCGCTGCTGTCCAACGGCGGCCCGCTCATCCATCTCGAGGTGTCACCGCAGTATCCCCTCGTGGTCGATCCGGACGCGTTCGTCTGCGCCCGTGGGCAGCTGAGTCAGTCCTTCGTCACCGACGTGTCCTGGCGGTCGGCGCTGGGACAGGGTGGCGGGGAAGCGTTCTCGCTGCGCTGGGATGGCAGCGGCGTCGTGTCGATCCAGCCGGCCGAGCGGTGA
- a CDS encoding GNAT family N-acetyltransferase, with protein sequence MSTWLATGPLVHDRVTLRPIGIEDIGPLARVVDDPALFRWVPGVPTDEDSARRYVRSALDSRVAFTVVDNADGSVVGSTSYYEIDETNRSACIGYTFYSERVQGTAVNPTAKFLLMRHAFEDCGAVRLTWHTHELNAQSRAAISKLGASFEGLLRKHRRFGDGWRTTALYAMTDDDWPAARDRLLQRITV encoded by the coding sequence ATGAGTACATGGTTGGCGACCGGCCCACTGGTGCACGATCGGGTCACCCTGCGGCCGATCGGCATCGAGGACATCGGACCGTTGGCGCGCGTCGTCGACGACCCCGCCCTCTTCCGGTGGGTTCCGGGCGTGCCGACCGACGAGGACAGTGCGCGCCGGTACGTCCGGTCGGCTCTCGACTCACGCGTCGCCTTCACCGTCGTCGACAACGCCGACGGCAGCGTGGTCGGGTCGACGAGTTACTACGAGATCGACGAGACCAATCGGTCCGCGTGCATCGGTTACACGTTCTACAGCGAACGCGTCCAGGGGACCGCGGTGAATCCCACCGCCAAGTTCCTGTTGATGCGCCACGCATTCGAGGACTGCGGCGCCGTCCGCCTCACCTGGCACACCCATGAGCTGAACGCTCAGTCGCGCGCTGCGATCTCGAAGCTGGGTGCGAGCTTCGAGGGTCTGCTGCGCAAGCACCGCCGATTCGGTGACGGCTGGCGCACGACCGCCCTGTACGCCATGACCGATGACGATTGGCCCGCGGCCAGAGATCGCCTGCTGCAGCGGATCACCGTCTGA
- a CDS encoding PadR family transcriptional regulator has product MLELAILGLLLESPMHGYELRKRLTGLLGAFRAFSYGSLYPTLRRMQADGLIDEPETPLGVKVRRGRRVYQLTDAGRERFAELVADTGPQNYTDDGFGVHLAFFSRTPAVARMRILEGRRRQVEERREGLREIVGRSNRTVDRYTRQLHQLSLESSEREVRWLNELIAAESSQQDGAPDPFDTQFDDDLADSERSQFDSGKPTASTGRADDEYQDPDSMQSRDAQLDEPEQRKTPVAQRTTAMPREEGEPDHG; this is encoded by the coding sequence GTGCTCGAGCTGGCCATTCTCGGATTGCTTCTCGAATCCCCCATGCACGGCTACGAGTTGCGCAAGCGACTCACCGGGCTGCTCGGCGCCTTCCGTGCGTTCTCGTATGGATCGCTCTACCCGACGCTGCGTCGCATGCAGGCCGACGGCCTCATCGATGAACCCGAGACGCCCCTGGGCGTCAAGGTGCGGCGTGGCCGGCGTGTCTACCAGCTCACCGACGCAGGCCGGGAACGGTTTGCCGAGCTGGTCGCCGACACCGGACCCCAGAACTACACCGACGACGGTTTCGGTGTGCACCTGGCGTTCTTCAGCCGCACCCCCGCGGTTGCGCGTATGCGCATCCTCGAGGGCCGCCGTCGGCAGGTGGAGGAGCGTCGGGAGGGGTTGCGGGAGATCGTCGGACGGTCCAACCGGACCGTCGACCGGTACACCCGTCAGCTGCATCAGCTCAGCCTCGAGTCCAGCGAACGCGAAGTCCGCTGGCTCAACGAGCTGATCGCGGCCGAGAGCTCCCAGCAGGACGGGGCGCCCGACCCGTTCGACACACAGTTCGACGACGACCTCGCCGACAGCGAACGGTCACAGTTCGATTCGGGGAAGCCCACGGCCTCCACCGGACGAGCCGATGACGAATATCAAGACCCGGACTCGATGCAGAGCCGGGACGCACAGCTCGACGAACCCGAGCAACGGAAAACACCGGTTGCGCAGCGAACGACTGCGATGCCGCGAGAAGAAGGAGAACCCGACCATGGGTGA
- a CDS encoding DUF5318 family protein translates to MQRQIVDYALQRRARLSSVHAGRTAVAEVCDASPYLLRAAKFHGRPSTTMCPICRKEQVTLVSWVFGERLGQVSGSARSNEEIARLATTAEEFSVHVVEVCRTCSWNHLVQSYVAGLPPQSTRRSRRVAK, encoded by the coding sequence GTGCAACGCCAGATCGTCGACTACGCCCTGCAGCGGCGCGCTCGGCTGTCCTCGGTCCATGCGGGCCGGACCGCCGTTGCCGAGGTCTGCGACGCGAGTCCGTACCTCCTGCGCGCGGCGAAGTTCCATGGTCGGCCCAGCACCACGATGTGCCCGATCTGCCGAAAAGAGCAGGTCACCCTGGTGTCATGGGTGTTCGGCGAACGTCTGGGCCAGGTCAGCGGCTCGGCACGGAGCAACGAGGAGATCGCGCGACTCGCGACGACCGCCGAGGAGTTCTCGGTACATGTCGTCGAGGTGTGCCGGACCTGTAGTTGGAACCATCTGGTCCAGTCATACGTTGCCGGGCTGCCGCCCCAGTCCACGCGTCGCTCCCGACGCGTCGCCAAGTAG
- a CDS encoding glycosyltransferase family 87 protein, giving the protein MTEAEESLNRPSADPDPAADSAASGPDPVWDSPAPLASDQRVDDARILPTRTDGMVREASSLVGGPVGAHAVIGRTRHLTPLRVLFVLALCGLALGWFGKAACLQQAPADGGTTAGAEMRLDWDDQRQFTNLCYSDVISLFGAERLNQGALPYRDFWLQEDSAGQTIKRYMEYPVLTGMFMYGAAQLTQGWLWAETHWGVPGALDVVLFFTIVALGLAAFWLVTIWATALTARTRMWSVWLAALSPLVFVHAFTNFDAIATAAVAVALLAWSRERFWLAGVFIGLGAAAKLYPALLLVVLGALCLRTGKVREFGVAAATAIAAWLAVNLPILIPYPSGWWEFFRFNGDRSADPDTIYRVVADAAGFTWNTGYLNALSVGLTVVVIAAVAAIGVLAPYRPRVAQLAFLAVAGFLLVNKVWSPQYSLWLVPLAVLAIPHARLLLAWMAIDALIWVPRMSLFLDAERRWLPDQWFTAAVVLRGLMVLALCAVVLWQIWHPRDDLVRHGNGGKWYDDPAGGVLDGAPDRIGRRSPTTRTADTAREPEPVVGQRSCTF; this is encoded by the coding sequence GTGACGGAGGCGGAGGAGTCCCTGAACCGCCCATCGGCTGACCCGGATCCGGCGGCCGACTCCGCGGCGAGCGGCCCCGACCCCGTCTGGGACAGCCCTGCACCCCTTGCGAGTGATCAGCGTGTCGACGACGCGCGGATCCTGCCGACACGCACGGACGGCATGGTGCGCGAGGCGAGTTCGCTCGTCGGTGGACCGGTGGGAGCACACGCTGTCATCGGCCGGACCCGACATCTGACACCCCTGCGGGTGCTCTTCGTCCTGGCGCTGTGCGGACTCGCACTCGGATGGTTCGGCAAAGCCGCCTGCCTGCAACAGGCACCGGCCGACGGCGGCACCACCGCGGGCGCGGAGATGCGGCTCGACTGGGACGATCAGCGCCAGTTCACCAACCTCTGCTACTCCGACGTCATCAGCCTGTTCGGCGCCGAGCGGCTCAACCAGGGCGCGCTGCCCTACCGGGACTTCTGGCTCCAGGAGGACTCCGCGGGACAGACCATCAAGCGGTACATGGAGTACCCGGTCCTCACCGGGATGTTCATGTACGGCGCGGCGCAGCTGACCCAGGGGTGGCTCTGGGCCGAGACCCACTGGGGCGTGCCCGGGGCGCTCGACGTCGTGCTGTTCTTCACGATCGTCGCGTTGGGACTGGCGGCATTCTGGTTGGTGACCATCTGGGCCACCGCGCTCACCGCGCGAACCCGCATGTGGTCGGTGTGGCTGGCCGCGTTGTCCCCGCTCGTCTTCGTGCATGCGTTCACCAACTTCGACGCCATCGCCACCGCGGCGGTGGCGGTCGCGCTGCTGGCCTGGTCGCGGGAGCGCTTCTGGCTGGCGGGTGTCTTCATCGGACTCGGCGCCGCGGCCAAGCTGTATCCGGCGCTGCTGCTGGTGGTGCTGGGCGCGCTGTGCCTGCGAACCGGGAAGGTCCGCGAGTTCGGCGTCGCGGCCGCGACCGCGATCGCCGCCTGGCTCGCGGTGAATCTGCCGATCCTGATCCCGTACCCGTCGGGGTGGTGGGAGTTCTTCCGGTTCAACGGCGACCGGTCCGCGGACCCCGACACGATCTACCGGGTCGTCGCCGACGCCGCCGGTTTCACCTGGAACACCGGCTATCTGAATGCGCTGTCGGTGGGGTTGACCGTGGTCGTGATCGCCGCGGTGGCCGCGATCGGTGTCCTGGCGCCGTACCGGCCTCGTGTCGCGCAGTTGGCGTTCCTCGCCGTGGCCGGCTTCCTGCTGGTGAACAAGGTGTGGAGTCCGCAGTATTCGTTGTGGCTGGTTCCGCTTGCGGTACTTGCCATTCCACACGCTCGCCTGCTGCTGGCCTGGATGGCGATCGACGCGCTCATCTGGGTGCCGCGGATGAGTCTGTTCCTCGATGCCGAACGTCGTTGGCTCCCGGACCAGTGGTTCACCGCTGCTGTGGTGCTCCGCGGACTGATGGTGCTCGCACTCTGCGCCGTCGTCCTGTGGCAGATCTGGCACCCACGTGACGATCTGGTCCGTCACGGGAACGGTGGAAAGTGGTACGACGATCCGGCGGGCGGCGTCCTCGACGGCGCGCCGGACCGGATCGGTCGACGGTCGCCGACGACCAGGACGGCAGACACAGCGCGAGAACCGGAACCGGTGGTCGGTCAGCGGTCATGCACGTTCTAG
- a CDS encoding TerD family protein → MGVSLSKGGNVSLSKEAPGLTAVSVGLGWDIRTTTGTDFDLDASAIALGTDKKVVSDQHFVFFNNLRSPDGSIEHTGDNLTGEGEGDDEVIKVDLAGVPPNIDSIVFPVSIYDADARSQSFGQVRNAFIRVVNQAGGAEIARYDLSEDASTETAMVFGELYRHGSEWKFRAVGQGYASGLAGIARDFGVNV, encoded by the coding sequence ATGGGCGTGAGCCTGAGCAAGGGCGGCAACGTTTCCCTCAGCAAGGAGGCTCCGGGCCTGACTGCGGTCTCCGTCGGCCTCGGCTGGGACATCCGGACCACCACCGGAACCGACTTCGACCTGGACGCCAGCGCCATCGCGCTCGGTACCGACAAGAAGGTCGTCTCCGATCAGCACTTCGTCTTCTTCAACAACCTGCGTTCGCCCGACGGCTCGATCGAGCACACCGGCGACAACCTGACCGGTGAGGGCGAAGGCGACGACGAGGTCATCAAGGTCGACCTCGCCGGCGTGCCGCCGAACATCGACTCCATCGTCTTCCCCGTCTCGATCTACGACGCCGACGCACGCTCGCAGTCCTTCGGTCAGGTGCGCAACGCGTTCATCCGCGTCGTGAACCAGGCCGGCGGTGCCGAGATCGCCCGCTACGACCTCAGCGAGGACGCCTCCACCGAGACCGCGATGGTCTTCGGTGAGCTGTACCGTCATGGGTCGGAGTGGAAGTTCCGCGCGGTCGGCCAGGGCTACGCCTCGGGTCTCGCGGGCATCGCCCGCGATTTCGGTGTGAACGTCTGA